ACCGCTGGCGCCAAGGTAAATCATTTGATGAATGCTCTATTTGCGAGACTAGTACAATATCATCTTTGCTCAAAGACATAACACGTGCCGCTTTATTGATCGCGGCAGTAGTATTCGATGTAAAAATCAGTTCGTGGTACCCAGTATCTGCTCCAACAAACTCAAAAATGCGTTTTCTTGCTTGCTCAAATATCCATGTTGAGAAAAAACTTTTATAGCCTGATCCACGATGAATGCTACCATACCACCCTAGAAAATCATTTACTGCATCAAGGACATCAACGAATGGAGGCGTCGTGGCGGTATTGTCCAAATTGACGTATCGCACTGTATTGCCACTCAAAGTAGTGACATGGTGTTGCAACCCAACACATGCTGGAACTTGTTGATACATTTCTAGTGAGACCTCAATTAACACTAATAACGAAAGTTTTTGCCAGTCTTTTGTGCATAAATCAAAGCAATTCCAAAATATCTAACGACACATTCTGTATACGCGAATCCTGCTTCATGTAACCATTTACAAATGTTCTCGACAGTATCTGGAATGTTCTTTGTTCTCCAATGATCACACCACTCTTCTACTACTTGTTCATTAGAGATAGATGAAGCTGCTGATTCTTCTGCTACAGATGCCGCTAGCTCATTTATGGCTGGATCAGTAAAGTTTGTCCAATCAATAATCAAAAACGTTCCATCATTAGAGAGAGCATTATAAACCTTGGAAAACAAGTGACGCTTTCCTTCCGGTGTCTGATGATGTATTGATAATGATGCGACACAGATATCATATCCTTCACCCAAGCATAAATCCATAAAGTCACCTTTGACATAATCTACGTTACTCTCATATGGCGATAATCTCACTTTAGCACGCTGGATCATTTCATCAAATAGGTCAATAAACTTTACCTGTGATTTTGGATAGACCTTCAAGAGGACATATGATGTTTTTCCCGTCCCACCCCCAAGATCAAGAATCTTTAAAGACTCTTTGCCACGATCAGCAAAACGGACTAATTCTCTGTGCATTTCCTTGTATAGGGGAATTGCAAGTTCTATATGTTCGTCATAGTTATCTTCCTTTATAAAGAAAAAATCATTTTTAGTTATATCACGTTTCCATTCTTCAGCTTTCAAATTCATTTCCTTGTTATGCATTTTCAATAAATATTTTCAACTTATCAGATTTCGGATTAATCAACATATCACAGGGTGCCCCTGCACACTCGACTTGGCCACTATTCAAAAATATAACACGATCAGAAAGACGTTGAACAAACCCAAGTTGGTGGCCCACATTTAGTACTGCGCCACCATTTTTAGCAAACTCACGTATCATACACCGGACCCGCTCAGTCCACTCAGGATCCAAGCCACTTGTTACTTCGTCCAACAAAAGTACCTTGGGTTGCAATGCTAATGTTCTTGCAAGCATCGTTCTCTGTTTTAAGCCCCCGGAAAGTTCGTGAGGCATGGATGTCTTGTAGTCAAATATCTCAAATTCTTTCAATATCCCTTCTGTCATTTCTGATATTTTATCTAGTTCCAACCCTTGAGCAATTTTCAAAGGTAATGACACATTTT
The DNA window shown above is from Candidatus Brocadiaceae bacterium and carries:
- a CDS encoding ATP-binding cassette domain-containing protein encodes the protein MRSTEKKTKSSKTAIEVINISRDYGTGRGLFNVSINVQWNEVVSVIGTNGAGKTTLLRCISLFETIDSGFIRLDNENWANADNKPVNDFFSGSIMGSFLGIVFQNYALWPHFNVWQNVSLPLKIAQGLELDKISEMTEGILKEFEIFDYKTSMPHELSGGLKQRTMLARTLALQPKVLLLDEVTSGLDPEWTERVRCMIREFAKNGGAVLNVGHQLGFVQRLSDRVIFLNSGQVECAGAPCDMLINPKSDKLKIFIENA
- a CDS encoding class I SAM-dependent methyltransferase; its protein translation is MKAEEWKRDITKNDFFFIKEDNYDEHIELAIPLYKEMHRELVRFADRGKESLKILDLGGGTGKTSYVLLKVYPKSQVKFIDLFDEMIQRAKVRLSPYESNVDYVKGDFMDLCLGEGYDICVASLSIHHQTPEGKRHLFSKVYNALSNDGTFLIIDWTNFTDPAINELAASVAEESAASSISNEQVVEEWCDHWRTKNIPDTVENICKWLHEAGFAYTECVVRYFGIALIYAQKTGKNFRY